Proteins encoded together in one Mycoplasma miroungirhinis window:
- a CDS encoding MAG4940 family membrane protein, whose product MTPNQLLTKSWNKTGFMYEFIAVYTLIFFVALWVFFAKLNKKENNKLYMTLGFTLATFLMFVIPWSWSYFLANRRSFALANPIIVLLQAMLQGADIIKKSFNPIFSGIWYLIGGEILGGIAGFITFIPLFYLLKHYFKDIEKYSENLKEITLLNIFKINSKANNNIKIFPIKEAIFISLFTATVPFLNYIHQVNYGATTFDKMFLILIVVAFTIYISSYFGYYAFHIFFSFMNLVLSIIYVLSNLIKYVWNLKVNKVNDKTKLINWKKNIIQDTWSFLITSSLTIVIPLIFGSIVAQVLIHSGAGLNF is encoded by the coding sequence GTGACACCAAATCAATTATTAACCAAAAGCTGAAATAAAACAGGTTTTATGTATGAATTTATTGCTGTATATACATTAATTTTCTTCGTTGCACTTTGAGTATTTTTTGCAAAATTAAATAAAAAAGAAAATAATAAGTTATATATGACTTTGGGATTTACATTAGCAACATTTTTAATGTTTGTAATCCCTTGATCATGAAGTTACTTTTTAGCAAACAGAAGATCTTTTGCATTAGCAAATCCTATTATTGTATTACTACAAGCAATGCTTCAAGGAGCAGACATAATTAAAAAAAGTTTTAATCCTATTTTTAGTGGTATTTGATATTTAATTGGTGGTGAAATCTTAGGTGGAATTGCTGGATTTATAACTTTTATACCGTTATTTTATCTTTTAAAACATTATTTTAAAGATATTGAAAAATATTCAGAAAATTTAAAGGAAATTACACTTTTAAATATATTTAAAATAAATAGTAAAGCGAATAATAATATAAAAATATTTCCTATTAAAGAGGCAATATTTATTTCATTATTTACTGCTACAGTCCCATTTTTAAATTACATTCACCAAGTTAATTATGGTGCAACAACATTTGATAAAATGTTTTTAATTCTTATCGTTGTTGCATTTACAATTTATATATCATCTTATTTTGGTTATTATGCATTTCACATATTCTTTTCATTTATGAATTTAGTTTTATCAATAATTTATGTGTTATCAAATTTAATAAAATATGTATGAAATTTAAAAGTAAATAAAGTTAATGACAAAACAAAATTAATAAATTGAAAAAAGAATATTATTCAAGATACTTGAAGCTTTTTAATAACTTCATCTCTTACTATAGTGATACCGTTAATATTTGGTTCAATTGTAGCTCAGGTTTTAATACACTCAGGCGCAGGATTAAATTTTTAA
- a CDS encoding FMN-dependent NADH-azoreductase produces MAKVLIINASPIAKQLSISYGMAEIFKKAYLAANPEDQVEELDLNEVEMAHKTLDCKNMGPEYWNEEDSNKYIEQLKNTDKVIFVAPMTNFNISALARNYLDHVLVADKTFSYKYSKDGDAVGLLSHLKVQILATQGAPFGWYLWGSHTALLKGTFQFVGAKVKEPLMIDGTKTPIYAGWTRDQILEKHKDRIIDAASKF; encoded by the coding sequence ATGGCAAAAGTTTTAATAATTAATGCATCACCTATTGCAAAACAATTATCAATTTCATATGGTATGGCTGAAATTTTCAAAAAAGCTTATTTAGCAGCAAATCCAGAAGACCAAGTAGAAGAACTAGATTTAAATGAAGTAGAAATGGCTCATAAAACTCTAGATTGCAAAAATATGGGTCCTGAATACTGAAATGAAGAAGATTCAAACAAGTACATTGAACAATTAAAAAATACAGATAAAGTTATTTTCGTTGCTCCAATGACAAACTTTAATATTTCAGCATTAGCAAGAAACTATTTAGATCATGTTTTAGTAGCTGATAAAACATTTAGTTATAAATACTCAAAAGATGGAGATGCAGTTGGTTTATTATCACATTTAAAAGTTCAAATATTAGCAACACAAGGTGCTCCATTCGGATGATATTTATGAGGAAGTCATACAGCTTTACTTAAAGGTACTTTCCAATTTGTAGGTGCAAAAGTAAAAGAACCTTTAATGATTGATGGTACTAAAACACCAATATATGCAGGTTGAACAAGAGATCAAATTCTTGAAAAACATAAAGATAGAATTATTGATGCTGCTTCAAAATTCTAA
- the cls gene encoding cardiolipin synthase, producing the protein MKNKLNKKIQTIIYYVLLLLLFLGITFILYFLNKYNNKVLLAILIALYCLNLIFNFIIFSQDRSSESKQSWQFIFAIFPLIGHILYIIFGQKYSKSITISEYKKQTAKLFSNISDNDITSFKHNSSFVKLQKISKMTNRLLLPANIITFDNGFYYFYDIFKELEKAKKYIFIETYIIKSGEIFDQLQNILLRKIREGVEIKILVDDFGSWDMPSVVLKNLEENGIEITKVEKIAFPFITSVSTYRSHRKFIIIDGKITYTGGCNISDEYASFSQKYGIWKDTNIKITGPANDFYVQLFLYDWQQQSNKKIDNNQNYIFEHKNIEYQNLITSVEDGPMTDYPILESTLIKILMEAEESISFSTPYFIPTKSLEMAIIGVLSQGIKVTIYIPGFSDKNYVYYATIYNLKTLIEHGLKVIIVKNTFLHAKMAVIDNKIAYLGTMNLDYRSFYSQFEVANFYIGEATEDIKQIFEKYNKLHDLESYEKLFNKKHSKFVYLLGKLFKPVL; encoded by the coding sequence ATGAAAAATAAGTTAAATAAGAAAATTCAAACGATTATTTATTATGTATTGTTATTATTGTTATTTTTAGGAATAACATTTATTTTATATTTTTTAAATAAATATAATAATAAAGTTTTATTGGCTATTTTAATTGCTCTATATTGTTTAAATTTAATTTTTAATTTCATTATTTTTAGTCAGGATAGAAGTTCAGAAAGTAAACAATCATGACAATTTATTTTTGCTATTTTTCCTTTAATAGGACATATTTTGTACATTATATTTGGTCAAAAATACTCAAAATCTATTACTATTTCAGAATACAAAAAACAAACTGCTAAATTATTTTCTAATATTAGCGATAATGACATTACATCATTTAAGCATAATTCTTCTTTTGTAAAATTACAAAAAATTTCCAAAATGACCAATAGATTATTATTACCTGCAAACATAATAACTTTTGATAACGGTTTTTATTATTTTTATGATATATTCAAAGAATTAGAAAAAGCAAAAAAATATATTTTTATTGAAACGTATATTATAAAATCTGGTGAAATATTTGATCAACTACAAAATATATTACTAAGAAAAATAAGAGAAGGTGTAGAAATTAAAATTTTAGTAGATGATTTTGGTTCTTGAGATATGCCTAGCGTTGTATTAAAAAATCTTGAAGAAAATGGAATAGAAATAACAAAAGTAGAAAAAATTGCTTTTCCATTTATAACCAGTGTTTCAACTTATCGTTCACACCGAAAATTTATTATTATTGATGGGAAAATTACTTATACAGGGGGATGTAATATTTCTGATGAATATGCATCTTTTTCACAAAAATACGGAATTTGAAAAGATACAAACATAAAAATCACTGGACCTGCTAATGATTTTTATGTTCAATTATTTTTATATGATTGACAACAACAATCAAATAAAAAAATTGATAATAATCAAAATTATATTTTTGAGCATAAAAATATTGAATATCAAAATTTAATAACTTCTGTAGAAGATGGTCCGATGACTGATTATCCTATTTTAGAAAGTACATTAATTAAAATATTAATGGAAGCTGAAGAATCTATATCTTTTAGTACTCCTTATTTTATCCCTACAAAAAGTTTAGAAATGGCGATTATTGGAGTTTTATCACAAGGAATTAAAGTAACAATTTACATACCTGGTTTCTCTGATAAAAATTATGTTTACTATGCAACTATTTATAATTTAAAAACACTTATTGAACATGGTTTAAAAGTAATAATTGTAAAAAATACTTTTTTACACGCAAAAATGGCTGTAATAGATAATAAAATAGCATATTTAGGAACTATGAATTTAGATTATAGAAGCTTTTATTCTCAATTTGAAGTAGCTAATTTTTATATTGGTGAGGCTACTGAAGATATTAAACAAATTTTTGAAAAATATAATAAATTACATGATTTAGAATCATATGAAAAATTATTTAATAAAAAACATAGTAAATTTGTATATTTATTAGGAAAATTATTTAAACCTGTTTTATAA
- the dnaK gene encoding molecular chaperone DnaK, whose product MAKEIILGIDLGTTNSVVSIIDETKQPKVLESPSGKRTTPSVVSFKNSEIIVGEVAKRQLETNPDAIASIKRLMGTSQTVKANSKEYKPEEISAMILSYMKDYAEKKIGHAVQKAVITVPAYFDNAQREATKNAGKIAGLDVVRIINEPTAAALAFGMDKDKSKNQKLLVFDLGGGTFDVSVLDMEEGTFDVLSTSGDNHLGGDDWDNKIVNWIVSEIKKEHNYDPTKDKMAMARLKEEAEKAKITLSGSSVATISLPFLAVTENGPINVELSLKRSEFEKMTEDLLERVKKPIYDALNEAKLEAKDLDEVLLVGGSTRMPAVQELVEKILNKKANHSINPDEVVSIGAAIQGGILAGDISDILLLDVTPLTLGIEVEGGIVAPLIPRNSTIPITKSQIFSTAADNQSAVSIVIVQGERQMAYDNKILGQFNLEGIEPAPRGVPQIEVSFNIDVNGITKVTAKDKKTNKEHTITIENTSQLTEEEINKMVKDAEDNREADKKRREEVETQVRAESFINQLEKQYNEAKDKLNEDQKAKSEAEIKELKDLLADKKFDELKQKMDAFEEQAKAFQEQMAKSGMKPEDLEEMLKNQNNKKEEEN is encoded by the coding sequence ATGGCAAAAGAAATTATTTTAGGAATTGACTTAGGAACTACAAATTCAGTTGTTTCAATTATTGATGAAACAAAACAACCTAAAGTTTTAGAAAGCCCAAGTGGAAAAAGAACTACACCATCAGTTGTAAGTTTTAAAAATTCAGAAATTATTGTTGGTGAAGTAGCTAAAAGACAACTAGAAACAAATCCAGATGCAATTGCATCAATTAAACGTTTAATGGGTACGAGTCAAACAGTAAAAGCAAATTCAAAAGAATATAAACCTGAAGAAATTAGTGCAATGATTCTTTCATATATGAAAGATTATGCAGAGAAAAAAATAGGTCATGCTGTACAAAAAGCTGTTATAACTGTTCCTGCATATTTTGATAATGCACAACGTGAAGCTACAAAAAATGCTGGAAAAATTGCAGGTCTAGATGTAGTAAGAATTATAAATGAACCTACAGCAGCTGCTCTTGCTTTTGGAATGGATAAAGATAAATCAAAAAATCAAAAATTATTAGTATTTGATTTAGGGGGAGGAACTTTTGACGTTTCAGTATTAGATATGGAAGAAGGAACTTTTGATGTTTTATCAACTTCAGGAGATAACCATTTAGGAGGAGATGATTGAGATAATAAAATAGTTAACTGAATCGTTTCAGAAATTAAAAAAGAACATAATTATGATCCTACAAAAGATAAAATGGCAATGGCTAGATTAAAAGAAGAGGCTGAAAAAGCTAAAATTACATTATCTGGTTCATCAGTTGCTACAATTTCACTTCCATTTCTAGCAGTAACAGAAAATGGTCCTATTAATGTGGAATTATCATTAAAACGTTCAGAATTTGAAAAAATGACTGAAGATTTACTAGAAAGAGTTAAAAAACCTATTTACGATGCTTTAAATGAAGCAAAATTAGAAGCAAAAGATTTAGATGAAGTTTTATTAGTTGGTGGTTCAACAAGAATGCCAGCTGTACAAGAATTAGTTGAAAAAATATTAAATAAAAAAGCAAACCACTCAATTAATCCAGATGAAGTTGTTTCAATTGGTGCAGCTATTCAAGGTGGAATTTTAGCTGGAGATATTAGTGATATTTTACTTTTAGACGTAACACCTTTAACATTAGGAATTGAAGTAGAAGGTGGAATTGTTGCACCTTTAATTCCAAGAAACTCAACTATTCCTATTACTAAATCACAAATCTTTTCAACTGCTGCAGATAATCAATCAGCTGTAAGTATTGTTATTGTACAAGGTGAAAGACAAATGGCATATGATAATAAAATTTTAGGTCAATTTAATTTAGAAGGTATTGAACCTGCACCACGTGGTGTTCCTCAAATTGAAGTAAGTTTTAATATCGACGTAAATGGAATTACAAAAGTAACTGCAAAAGACAAAAAAACAAACAAAGAACATACAATTACTATTGAAAATACTTCACAATTAACTGAAGAAGAAATTAATAAAATGGTTAAAGATGCAGAAGACAATCGTGAAGCAGATAAAAAACGCCGTGAAGAAGTGGAAACACAAGTTCGTGCAGAAAGTTTTATTAATCAATTAGAAAAACAATATAATGAAGCAAAAGATAAATTAAACGAAGATCAAAAAGCTAAGAGTGAAGCAGAAATAAAAGAATTAAAAGACTTATTAGCGGACAAAAAATTTGATGAATTAAAACAAAAAATGGATGCATTTGAAGAACAAGCTAAAGCTTTCCAAGAACAAATGGCTAAATCAGGAATGAAACCAGAAGATTTAGAGGAAATGTTAAAAAATCAAAACAATAAAAAAGAAGAAGAAAATTAA
- a CDS encoding Hsp33 family molecular chaperone HslO: MSKVITLELNNSLIFLTDALSIAKVASKKQNAVSLSKHTLAKSLALFSPLGQIISKTGDISTIIRSKGKIQNLVVDVNHNGIVRSYISDPNIIWDGNLNEALSMFAFADAYLRIRILDPTFASWDSEIKMNEVTLVDDLAQFFNQSQQIASAVFSCLKFDKDENIQEASSLIFTLLPQANEENIKWIETFMKENSFMQLGFKKTLKLLLDQGAKIHSEKKLQWKCSCSISKMNKALKLLSDKEIKEIKKEQGKVEIKCNFCHRSFTLE, encoded by the coding sequence ATGTCAAAAGTTATTACATTAGAATTAAACAATTCATTAATATTTTTAACTGATGCACTTTCAATTGCAAAAGTAGCATCTAAAAAACAAAATGCAGTGTCTTTATCAAAACACACATTAGCAAAATCACTTGCACTATTTAGTCCATTAGGACAAATTATTTCTAAAACGGGAGATATTTCAACTATTATTAGATCAAAAGGTAAAATTCAAAACTTAGTAGTAGATGTAAATCACAATGGAATAGTAAGAAGTTATATTTCTGATCCTAATATTATTTGAGATGGAAATTTAAACGAAGCTTTAAGTATGTTTGCTTTTGCAGATGCATATTTAAGAATTAGAATTTTAGATCCAACATTTGCAAGTTGAGATAGTGAAATCAAAATGAATGAAGTTACATTAGTTGATGATTTAGCACAATTTTTTAATCAATCACAACAAATTGCAAGTGCAGTATTTAGTTGCCTAAAATTTGATAAAGATGAAAATATTCAAGAAGCATCTAGTTTAATTTTTACTCTATTACCTCAAGCAAATGAAGAAAATATTAAATGAATAGAAACTTTTATGAAAGAAAATTCATTTATGCAACTAGGTTTTAAAAAAACTTTAAAACTACTTTTAGACCAAGGTGCTAAAATTCACTCAGAAAAAAAATTACAATGAAAATGTTCTTGTTCAATATCAAAAATGAACAAAGCTTTAAAACTATTATCAGATAAGGAAATTAAAGAAATTAAAAAAGAACAAGGTAAAGTAGAAATAAAATGTAATTTTTGTCACCGTTCATTTACATTAGAATAA
- a CDS encoding chromate transporter: MVIFFVGLALVFLSAFIVFGGGQVFLPIYKWIFELLINNFHLQMPLDQIDQVFAVANSTPGIVGTKLAFFTGYLLSYDNFQQAQWWGWLAIFLTYLLISLPAIFLMFFVMKIFQKNQDNVYFIAFNKYLKPCLAAIMISLAVQLIISVAIPYLSLNSSSQYLSLNNNSLKSQIFSGWRKYVLYFWTPFCVILTIYLQKKQIPLLFLILGSIFIGFIIFQPWLL; this comes from the coding sequence ATGGTAATATTTTTTGTAGGTTTAGCACTTGTATTTTTAAGTGCATTTATAGTTTTTGGTGGTGGTCAAGTTTTTTTACCGATTTATAAATGAATATTTGAACTACTCATTAATAATTTCCATTTACAAATGCCACTTGATCAAATCGATCAAGTGTTTGCAGTTGCAAATTCTACACCAGGGATAGTAGGAACTAAATTAGCTTTTTTTACTGGTTATTTATTAAGTTATGATAATTTTCAACAAGCACAATGATGAGGATGACTTGCTATCTTTTTAACTTATTTATTAATTTCTTTACCCGCAATATTTTTGATGTTTTTTGTAATGAAAATTTTTCAAAAAAATCAAGATAATGTTTATTTTATTGCTTTTAACAAATATCTAAAACCTTGTTTAGCAGCTATTATGATTTCACTTGCAGTACAATTAATTATAAGTGTTGCAATACCTTATTTAAGTTTAAATAGTAGTTCTCAATATTTAAGCTTAAATAATAATTCATTAAAAAGTCAAATATTTTCAGGATGAAGAAAATATGTATTGTACTTTTGAACACCATTTTGTGTTATTTTAACAATTTACTTACAAAAAAAACAAATTCCCTTATTATTTTTAATATTAGGCTCTATTTTTATAGGATTTATTATTTTCCAACCATGACTTTTATAG
- a CDS encoding chromate transporter, whose translation MKQQKDIYTKVIKIKAWKVFLFIFMCTFIGFGGGNALLPVISKFAINKYKWISQREFDDVVLVSNIIPGPSIVETLSFIAIKLLGFWKGFFVSLFAFLPHLLFSLIVFIILNKYANKYLYVLAACVLPVIIGVLINFGWKYLKYSYKNLNSLFVTLTFLATFCFCLFIPSPYNVPAIPLIIGLFFIFFIIKIKKIKKNNIPNQKGDF comes from the coding sequence ATGAAGCAGCAAAAAGATATTTATACTAAAGTTATAAAAATAAAAGCTTGAAAAGTGTTTTTATTTATTTTTATGTGTACATTTATTGGTTTTGGTGGGGGCAATGCACTTTTACCTGTCATTTCTAAATTTGCAATTAATAAATATAAATGAATTAGTCAAAGGGAATTTGATGATGTAGTCTTAGTTTCTAATATAATTCCTGGACCTAGTATAGTTGAAACTTTAAGTTTTATTGCAATTAAATTACTAGGATTTTGAAAAGGTTTTTTTGTATCATTATTTGCTTTTTTACCTCATTTATTATTTAGTCTTATAGTTTTTATTATTTTAAATAAATATGCAAATAAATATTTATATGTACTAGCTGCTTGTGTTTTACCTGTTATTATTGGTGTTTTAATTAATTTTGGATGAAAATACTTAAAATATAGTTATAAAAACTTAAATTCACTTTTTGTAACATTAACATTCTTAGCAACATTTTGTTTTTGCTTATTTATTCCAAGTCCTTATAATGTACCTGCTATTCCTTTAATCATCGGTTTATTTTTCATATTTTTTATAATAAAAATTAAAAAAATTAAAAAAAATAATATTCCAAACCAAAAAGGTGATTTTTAA
- the gltX gene encoding glutamate--tRNA ligase, whose translation MKKIRTRYAPSPTGYLHIGGARTALFNYLFAKHFNGDFLLRIEDTDVARNVVGGEESQLNNLAWLGIIPDESPINPNPKYGKYRQSEKLNIYKKIVNELIDKKLAYKAYDSSEELAQQHEESEKKGIPSFRYDRNWLKISEQEKQKRDLNGEFSVRLALPKNHIYSWNDLVRGEISVNSDDIGDFVILKSDGYPTYNFAVVIDDTDMEISHVLRGEEHITNTPKQLAIYEALNYQPPKFGHLTIITNMEGKKLSKRDNTLKQFIEDYKNEGYHANAIFNFLALLGWTSEDAKEIMDHNELIEKFLFERLSKSPSKFDIQKMEWFSKQYWKNTDNNYFKKFLNSSKDEQWLDIFIDTYKQNIVTLNDLKTNLQLYENPITNLTINIESKDVVSYFYNSLKTKEFNIENIQLAINETKDNLNVKGKNLFMPIRIATTYSEHGPELAKAIYLFGKELVFQRLENAIRI comes from the coding sequence ATGAAAAAAATCAGAACACGTTATGCACCAAGCCCAACAGGATATTTACACATAGGTGGTGCAAGAACAGCATTATTTAATTATTTATTTGCAAAACATTTTAATGGAGATTTTTTATTAAGAATAGAAGATACTGACGTTGCTAGAAATGTTGTTGGTGGAGAAGAAAGTCAATTAAATAACTTAGCTTGATTAGGAATTATTCCTGATGAAAGTCCAATTAACCCAAATCCAAAATATGGTAAATATCGTCAATCTGAAAAATTGAATATTTATAAAAAAATAGTAAATGAACTAATTGATAAAAAACTAGCATACAAAGCTTATGATAGTTCAGAAGAATTAGCACAACAACACGAAGAAAGTGAAAAAAAAGGAATTCCATCATTTAGATATGACCGAAATTGATTAAAAATTTCAGAACAAGAAAAACAAAAAAGAGATTTAAATGGTGAATTTTCTGTTCGTCTAGCACTTCCTAAAAATCATATATATAGCTGAAATGACTTAGTAAGAGGTGAAATTTCGGTAAATAGTGATGATATCGGTGATTTTGTTATTTTAAAAAGTGATGGTTATCCAACATATAATTTTGCAGTAGTTATAGATGATACTGATATGGAAATTTCTCATGTTTTAAGAGGTGAAGAACATATTACAAACACACCTAAACAACTAGCAATTTATGAAGCATTAAATTATCAACCTCCTAAATTTGGTCATTTAACAATAATTACCAATATGGAAGGTAAAAAACTTTCAAAAAGAGATAATACTTTAAAACAATTCATTGAAGATTATAAAAATGAAGGATATCATGCTAATGCTATTTTTAACTTTTTAGCATTATTAGGCTGAACTTCAGAAGATGCAAAAGAAATAATGGATCATAATGAATTAATTGAGAAATTTTTATTTGAAAGATTATCAAAAAGTCCTTCAAAATTTGATATTCAAAAAATGGAATGATTTAGTAAACAATATTGAAAAAATACTGATAATAATTACTTTAAAAAGTTTTTAAACAGTTCAAAAGATGAACAATGATTAGACATTTTCATTGACACTTATAAACAAAACATTGTTACTTTAAATGACTTAAAAACCAACTTACAACTATATGAAAATCCAATTACTAATTTAACAATTAATATTGAATCAAAAGATGTAGTTAGTTATTTTTATAATAGTTTAAAAACAAAAGAATTTAATATTGAAAATATCCAACTAGCAATAAATGAAACTAAAGACAATTTAAATGTAAAAGGTAAAAACTTATTTATGCCAATTAGAATTGCAACAACTTATTCAGAACATGGACCTGAACTTGCAAAAGCAATATATTTATTTGGTAAAGAATTAGTGTTTCAAAGATTAGAAAATGCAATTAGAATTTAA
- the argS gene encoding arginine--tRNA ligase, which produces MSAKEKIIASIDEALKKLNIEKKVVLTEAKDHADFASNIALTLQKELNKSAMEVAQEIKNNIDMVKYSIKEIEIAVPGFMNFYVENEVFSETINNINKLGINYGKGTEKLYPINLEYVSANPTGFLHIGHARNAAIAATLANVLEFAGHEVVREYYVNDAGNQMNNLAASLFARYQQIFNKSYPMPADAYNGGDIVYFAEEFYKEFGDKYKGGEYEPNREFFREFGKNIALREIKKDMERFGTWFDLYSSETDLYTNNIVFKAINRLKNVYDKDGAKWLATTRGGYDDKDRVIVKSDGSYTYMCADIAYHEDKLLRLNHPNGVIIDVWGADHSGYVERIKYALTDLGYKRNQCEMVLFQLLRVIKNGKEMKMSKRLGTSLTLRELMDLVGKDAIRFFLINRSYNSKIDFDITKVNEESESNAMFNIKYAYARANQLINKSSFKENPKAGEYNSEFEIKLVNELKKYTDLIQTMAKTYKVNLLPPYLLDLSRAFNSYYSNSKILGSEDEESQIALTKATKYVLESGLKLMDLDILEKM; this is translated from the coding sequence ATGAGTGCTAAAGAAAAAATAATCGCTTCAATTGATGAAGCTCTAAAAAAATTAAATATAGAAAAAAAAGTTGTATTAACAGAAGCAAAAGACCATGCTGATTTTGCTTCAAATATTGCTTTAACATTACAAAAGGAATTAAATAAAAGTGCAATGGAGGTTGCACAAGAAATTAAAAACAATATTGATATGGTTAAATACTCAATTAAGGAAATTGAGATAGCTGTACCTGGATTTATGAATTTTTATGTTGAAAATGAAGTTTTTTCAGAAACAATTAACAACATCAATAAATTAGGAATAAATTATGGAAAAGGAACAGAAAAACTTTATCCAATAAATCTTGAATACGTTAGTGCTAATCCAACTGGATTTTTACACATTGGACACGCACGTAATGCAGCTATTGCAGCTACTCTTGCAAATGTTTTAGAATTTGCAGGACATGAAGTTGTTAGAGAATATTATGTAAATGATGCTGGAAATCAAATGAATAACTTAGCAGCGTCACTATTTGCACGTTATCAACAAATTTTTAATAAATCTTATCCAATGCCTGCAGATGCATATAATGGAGGAGATATTGTTTATTTTGCCGAAGAATTTTATAAAGAATTCGGAGATAAATATAAAGGTGGTGAATACGAACCAAATAGAGAATTTTTTAGAGAATTCGGAAAAAATATAGCACTACGCGAAATCAAAAAAGATATGGAAAGATTCGGAACATGATTCGATCTTTATTCAAGTGAAACTGATTTATATACAAATAACATCGTTTTTAAAGCTATTAATCGTTTAAAAAATGTTTATGACAAAGACGGAGCAAAATGATTAGCCACAACAAGAGGTGGATATGATGATAAAGATAGAGTTATTGTAAAAAGCGATGGATCTTATACTTATATGTGTGCAGATATTGCTTACCATGAAGATAAATTATTACGTCTAAACCATCCAAATGGTGTAATTATTGACGTTTGAGGAGCAGATCATTCAGGTTATGTCGAAAGAATTAAATATGCTTTAACAGATTTAGGATACAAACGTAATCAATGTGAAATGGTTTTATTCCAATTACTAAGAGTAATTAAAAATGGAAAAGAAATGAAAATGTCTAAACGTTTAGGAACTTCTTTAACATTAAGAGAATTAATGGACTTAGTTGGAAAAGATGCAATTAGATTTTTCTTAATAAACCGTTCATATAACTCAAAAATTGATTTTGATATTACTAAAGTTAATGAAGAATCTGAATCAAATGCAATGTTTAATATTAAATATGCTTATGCAAGAGCAAATCAACTTATAAATAAATCAAGTTTTAAGGAAAATCCAAAAGCTGGTGAATATAATAGTGAATTTGAAATTAAATTAGTAAATGAACTAAAAAAATATACTGATTTAATTCAAACGATGGCAAAAACATATAAAGTAAACTTATTACCACCATATCTATTAGATTTATCAAGAGCATTTAATAGTTATTATTCAAATTCAAAAATTTTAGGTTCAGAAGATGAAGAATCACAAATTGCTTTAACTAAAGCAACTAAATATGTTCTTGAAAGTGGACTAAAATTAATGGATTTAGATATTCTTGAAAAAATGTAG